In Microvirga sp. 17 mud 1-3, the genomic window GCCGCGTCTCGAACGTGCAGCGTCGGCAGATGACGAGCGTCGACTCGCCTAACGTTCACGCCCTCGCGGTGGAAGGCACCTTCGACGATTGCCAGGCCATGGTGAAGGGCATGTTCAACCATGCCCGCTTCCGGGACGAGCTTCAGCTCTCCGGGGTCAACTCCATCAATTGGGCCCGCGTGGCTGCCCAGGCGGTCTATTACTTCACCTCCGCGGTGGCGCTCGGCTCCCCGCACCGCCCGGTCTCCTTCTCGGTGCCGACGGGCAATTTCGGCGATATCCTCGCCGGCTGGGCCGCCAAGCGCATGGGCCTGCCGATCGAGCAGCTGATGATCGGCACCAACGCCAACGACATCCTGGCCCGCACGCTCCAGACGGGCACCTACGAGATCAGGACCGTCCAGCCCACCGCCTCCCCGTCCATGGACATCCAGATCTCGTCCAATTTCGAGCGCCTGCTGTTCGAGGCCTATGACCGCGACGGGGCGGCGATCCGCCGCCTGATGGCAGGGCTTGCCCAGTCGAGGGCCTTCACCCTCGACGAGGCGCCGCTCGCCCGTATCCGGCAGGAATTCGCCGCCGAGGCCGTCGGCGAGACCGATGTGGCGGCCGAAATGGCCGAGACCTACCGATCCACCGGCTATGTGCTCGATCCGCACACCGCCGTCGGTACCCGGGCCGGGCGTGCTCTGCTTAAGGAACGCCCTGACGTTCCGGTGATCGCGCTCTCGACCGCCCATCCGGCCAAGTTCCCGGACGCGGTCGAGAAGGCGACCGGGATCCGCCCTGCCCTTCCGCCCCATATGGCCGATCTCATGGAACGGCCGGAGCGCTTCACGGTGCTGCCCAACGACCAGGGCGCCGTCGAATGTTTCATCCGGGAGCGCGCCCGCGCGGTCCGAGGTGTGGCGGCATGAACCACCACTTCGTGCGCGAGAAACGGATCGACATCACCCGCCTCGCCAACGGCCTGACCGTGGCGACGGAGCAGATGCCCGAGATCGCCACGGCGACCCTGGGGGTGTGGATCGGGACCGGCTCCCGCCATGAAGCGCCCCAGGAGCATGGCCTCTCGCACCTGATCGAGCACATGGCGTTCAAGGGAACCGAGCGCCGCACCGCCCGGCAGATCGCCGAGGACATCGAGAATGTGGGTGGGGACATCAACGCGGCGACGAGCGTGGAATATACGAGCTACTCGGCCCGTGTTCTCGGCGAGAACGCGGACGTGGCCCTCGACGTGCTCGGCGACATCCTCACGGGCTCCCTGTTCGATCCGGTCGAGCTCGCCCGCGAGAAGAGCGTGATCCTCCAGGAATACGCGGCCGTCGAGGACACGCCGGACGACCTCGTCTACGACGCCTTCATGGAGACGGCCTTTCCGGGCCAGCCTATCGGCCGCCCGATCCTCGGCACGCCGGACACGGTCGGCAGCATCGACGGCGCGATGATTCACGCCTTCCTGGCGCGGGAATACATCCCGGCCAAGATGGTGGTCGCGGCCGCAGGCGACGTGGACCACGGGCAGATCGTGGCGCTGGCCGAGCGGTGCTTCGGCGCCCTGCCGTCCGTGCCCCAGCGTGAGCCGGAGCCCGGCCTTTACGGCGGCGGCGAGCGGCGGATCCAACGCAAGCTCGAACAGGCCAACATCGTCCTCGGGCTGCCGGGCCTGTCCTTCAAGGATCCGGGCTATTACGCGGCCCATCTTTTCGCCCATATCCTCGGCGGCGGCCTCACGTCCCGGCTGTGGCACGAGGTGCGCGAGACCCGGGGCCTCGCCTATTCGATCGAGGCCTTCCACTGGCCGTTCTCCGATTGCGGCCTCTTCGGGGTCGGCGCCGGGACGGCCGGCAAGGACGTAGCCGAGCTGATGGACGTGACCCTCGCATGCATGCGCAAGGCCACCGAGGATATCGGCGAGGTCGAGATGACCCGCGCCAAGGCCCAGATGAAGGTGGCCCTCCTGACCGCCCTGGAGACGCCGGGCGGGCGCCTCGAGCGGATCTCCCGCCAGCTCCTGTCCTGGGGCCGCATCATCCCGAGCGACGAGATCGTCCGGAAGGTGGATGCCCTGACGGTGGATCATGTCCGCGAGGCCGGCCGGAGCCTGCTCCGGGGCGCTCCGACCCTGACGGCGATCGGTCCCTTGAAGGGATTGCCTCCCCTTGCCGAGGTCGCCCAGGCCCTCCGTCCATAGGGTCGAAGCGCGAACTTTGTTGCAAATCCGGGCGCTTTTCCTCAATCCCGCCGCAAAGTCGCCCCATGGCCAAGGCTTAACTCCTCCAGGCCGTGAGTCTTGCGGACAAGTCGGGCCCATTCCCGACTTCGCCTTGCCCTCGCGCCCCCCGACCGATACCAATCCTTTCCACCTCGTAGCCGGACGGAAGACCGAAGCGTTGCGGATCGTTTCTTTCGCCATAACCGTCATCCTGACGGCCTTCATGTGCCTCGCGTGGCCCGCTTCGGGCCTGGCCGTCGAATCCGTCCGCGTGGACCCCAAGGTTCCGGCCATCGACCTCACACCCATGATCGAGCGCTACCGCTCGGACGGGGACGAGATCCGGATCTCTACCGCGCCAGGGCGGGACGGCATCGTCCGCCGCATCGCCGTGAAGGCCCGCGAGGCCGGCACGCGGCCGGACTGGATCGTCTTCGCGCTCACCAATGACAGCGACGAGCAGGTGGACCGCCTGCTGGTCGCGCCGCATTTCCGGCTGACCTCCTCGGGCGTGATCTGGCCTGACCTTGGGTCATCCCGCATCGCCGCCATCACGGCGAGCCAGGGCATCAGGCCCGAGCGGGACGACAGCGCGGATGCGGACATTTTCCTCGTCACCCTCGATCCCGGCACGACCGTCACCTTCGTGGCGGAGCTGCGCTCCAACAACCTGCCCCAGCTCCATCTGTGGGATGCGGATGCCTACAAGGAGCGGGTGAACGGCCTCACGCTCTACAAGGGCATCATCATCGGCATCGCGGGCCTGCTCGCCCTCTTCCTCACCA contains:
- the thrC gene encoding threonine synthase, whose amino-acid sequence is MLHVSTRGEAPALGFADALLAGLARDGGLYVPENWPGLTRDTIRGFAGKPYAAVAKAVLGPLVDGEIAESALGAMIEEAYATFRHAAVCPLTQLGDNLFVLELFHGPTLAFKDVAMQLLGRLMDHVLKERGARATIVGATSGDTGSAAVEAFKGLDRVDVFILYPHGRVSNVQRRQMTSVDSPNVHALAVEGTFDDCQAMVKGMFNHARFRDELQLSGVNSINWARVAAQAVYYFTSAVALGSPHRPVSFSVPTGNFGDILAGWAAKRMGLPIEQLMIGTNANDILARTLQTGTYEIRTVQPTASPSMDIQISSNFERLLFEAYDRDGAAIRRLMAGLAQSRAFTLDEAPLARIRQEFAAEAVGETDVAAEMAETYRSTGYVLDPHTAVGTRAGRALLKERPDVPVIALSTAHPAKFPDAVEKATGIRPALPPHMADLMERPERFTVLPNDQGAVECFIRERARAVRGVAA
- a CDS encoding pitrilysin family protein; its protein translation is MNHHFVREKRIDITRLANGLTVATEQMPEIATATLGVWIGTGSRHEAPQEHGLSHLIEHMAFKGTERRTARQIAEDIENVGGDINAATSVEYTSYSARVLGENADVALDVLGDILTGSLFDPVELAREKSVILQEYAAVEDTPDDLVYDAFMETAFPGQPIGRPILGTPDTVGSIDGAMIHAFLAREYIPAKMVVAAAGDVDHGQIVALAERCFGALPSVPQREPEPGLYGGGERRIQRKLEQANIVLGLPGLSFKDPGYYAAHLFAHILGGGLTSRLWHEVRETRGLAYSIEAFHWPFSDCGLFGVGAGTAGKDVAELMDVTLACMRKATEDIGEVEMTRAKAQMKVALLTALETPGGRLERISRQLLSWGRIIPSDEIVRKVDALTVDHVREAGRSLLRGAPTLTAIGPLKGLPPLAEVAQALRP